The following are from one region of the Vitis riparia cultivar Riparia Gloire de Montpellier isolate 1030 chromosome 14, EGFV_Vit.rip_1.0, whole genome shotgun sequence genome:
- the LOC117931090 gene encoding CRC domain-containing protein TSO1 isoform X4, whose product MDTPEKYQIATPISKYEDSPVFNYINSLSPIKPVKSIPTDQTFSSLSFASPSSVFTSPHINPQRESRFLRRQQFTDPSKPEFSRCDNDENTSEGVLDAVHQLDYLDPGSSDTGITIDPSNKDPKSDTGLPQSLKYDCTSPEDNRIPHNDIETETVPEVAGRPASRVHFVQGVSKERQQSFEIETELRGICQIGESKEAAGCDWGKLISDDTDQLIFDSSISKEHSEVQDHKTVDPGTYSFIATVLQLPHDEIDDLQKSLSIGSVDSYEQCETEETVTKSRDVGEIKEIDQTSAVPSSTLLDELVVSDSRAEKVDDKKGKKCMQSSCKLGSQQQLSIRRRCLLYEMTGAHKKKLIYNSDSGSSASSQSDGKVSSDEKQFMPFKPGNIHPSSMLAGIGLHLNALATTAEDGNKVVKHEPLASERKPINLLERDLVRFDSEVQATEDASQTSEFGVSEEFNHGSPKRKRRRSEQAAENEACKRCNCKKSKCLKLYCECFAAGLYCVEPCSCQDCFNKPVHEDTVLQTRKQIESRNPLAFAPKVIRSSDYVPEFGDESNKTPASARHKRGCNCKKSSCLKKYCECFQGGVGCSISCRCEGCKNTFGRKDGTEEAELDEEETEETCDKNSLDTSSQYDVVLRGEEEHSDLVPPVTPSSEISRPLVQLPFTFGGGKPPQSSLLSVGSSSQMYTSQKFGPSGFICRLPKFEKHLEMIPEDETPEILQGNCTLAGGVKSTSPNSKRVSPPHHKIGSTRAWRSGRKLILRSIPSFPSLNPCQDSSDHSPGKTQ is encoded by the exons ATGGATACACCAGAGAAGTACCAGATCGCAACTCCTATTTCCAAATATGAG GATTCTCCTGTCTTTAATTACATCAACAGTCTCTCACCTATTAAGCCAGTCAAGTCCATACCCACTGATCAGACATTCAGCTCACTTAGTTTTGCATCTCCATCATCTGTGTTTACTTCACCACATATCAATCCCCAGAGAGAATCAAGATTCTTAAGAAG gCAACAATTTACAGACCCATCAAAACCTGAGTTCTCTCGCTGTGATAATGATGAAAATACAAGTGAAGGTGTTTTGGATGCTGTTCATCAATTGGATTATCTTGATCCAGGGAGTTCAGATACGGGGATTACTATAGATCCATCCAACAAAGACCCAAAATCAGATACTGGCTTGCCACAATCCCTGAAATATGATTGCACTAGTCCGGAGGATAACAGAATTCCCCACAATGATATTGAGACAGAAACTGTGCCAGAAGTGGCAGGCAGGCCAGCTTCACGTGTTCATTTTGTTCAAGGTGTCTCAAAAGAGAGACAACAGTCATTTGAAATTGAAACAGAATTACGTGGAATCTGTCAAATTGGGGAAAGTAAGGAAGCAGCAGGATGTGATTGGGGGAAGTTGATTTCTGATGATACTGATCAGTTGATATTTGATTCTTCCATCAGCAAAGAGCATTCTGAGGTACAGGATCACAAAACAGTGGATCCTGGGACATACTCCTTTATTGCAACTGTGCTACAACTCCCTCATGATGAAATTGATGATTTACAGAAATCACTATCTATTGGTTCTGTTGATTCTTATGAACAATGTGAAACTGAAGAAACAGTTACTAAATCAAGAGATGTTGGAGAGATAAAAGAAATAGATCAAACATCAGCAGTACCTTCTAGCACTCTACTGGACGAACTAGTTGTTAGTGATTCAAGGGCTGAAAAAGTGGATGACAAGAAGGGCAAAAAGTGCATGCAGTCCAGCTGCAAG cttGGTTCTCAGCAGCAGCTTAGTATACGAAGGCGCTGTTTACTTTATGAGATGACAGGAGctcataaaaagaaattgatatacAATTCTGATAGTGGTTCTTCAGCCTCATCACAATCCGATGGTAAAGTTTCCTCTGATGAAAAGCAGTTCATGCCATTTAAGCCTGGAAATATTCATCCATCATCCATGTTAGCTGGAATTGGTTTGCACTTGAATGCTCTTGCAACCACTGCAGAGGATGGTAATAAAGTTGTTAAGCATGAGCCTTTGGCTTCTGAAAGGAAACCAATAA ACCTTTTGGAAAGGGATTTAGTTCGATTTGACAGTGAAGTTCAGGCCACCGAAGATGCTTCTCAGACATCAGAATTTGGAGTTAGCGAAGAGTTTAACCATGGTAGTCCAAAAAGGAAGAG GCGCAGGTCGGAACAAGCTGCGGAAAATGAGGCCTGTAAGCGCTGCAACTGTAAGAAGTCAAAATGCTTGAAGCT TTATTGTGAATGCTTTGCTGCTGGTCTCTACTGTGTTGAGCCTTGCTCATGTCAAGATTGCTTTAACAAGCCTGTTCATGAAGACACTGTCCTGCAAACTCGTAAACAGATTGAATCTCGCAACCCACTTGCATTTGCTCCTAAAGTGATTAGAAGCTCTGATTATGTTCCAGAATTTGGG GACGAATCTAACAAGACTCCAGCTTCAGCCCGACATAAGAGAGGATGCAACTGTAAAAAATCAAGTTGTTTAAAGAAATACTGTGAATGCTTTCAG GGTGGAGTAGGATGCTCTATCAGCTGCAGGTGTGAAGGATGTAAAAATACTTTTGGGCGAAAGGATG GAACAGAAGAAGCTGAACTAGATGAGGAAGAAACAGAAGAGACCTGTGACAAGAATTCATTGGACACAAGTTCACAGTATGATGTAGTCCTGAGGGGTGAAGAGGAGCATTCAGATCTTGTTCCTCCAGTAACGCCATCTTCTGAGATTAGCAG acCTCTGGTTCAACTGCCATTTACATTTGGTGGTGGGAAGCCCCCACAATCATCTCTACTATCGGTTGGATCATCTTCTCAAATGTATACCAGTCAAAAATTTGGACCATCAGGTTTCATCTGCCGCCTGCCAAAGTTTGAGAAGCATCTTGAGATGATTCCAGAAGATGAGACTCCAGAGATCCTGCAAGGCAATTGCACTCTTGCTGGTGGTGTGAAGTCTACCTCTCCAAACAGCAAGAGGGTTTCACCTCCTCATCACAAGATTGGGTCAACTCGTGCTTGGAGGAGTGGAAGGAAGTTGATTCTAAGATCTATTCCATCATTCCCATCTCTCAATCCTTGCCAGGACAGTAGTGACCATTCCCCAGGAAAGACCCAGTGA
- the LOC117931090 gene encoding protein tesmin/TSO1-like CXC 3 isoform X3 encodes MDTPEKYQIATPISKYEDSPVFNYINSLSPIKPVKSIPTDQTFSSLSFASPSSVFTSPHINPQRESRFLRRQQFTDPSKPEFSRCDNDENTSEGVLDAVHQLDYLDPGSSDTGITIDPSNKDPKSDTGLPQSLKYDCTSPEDNRIPHNDIETETVPEVAGRPASRVHFVQGVSKERQQSFEIETELRGICQIGESKEAAGCDWGKLISDDTDQLIFDSSISKEHSEVQDHKTVDPGTYSFIATVLQLPHDEIDDLQKSLSIGSVDSYEQCETEETVTKSRDVGEIKEIDQTSAVPSSTLLDELVVSDSRAEKVDDKKGKKCMQSSCKQLSIRRRCLLYEMTGAHKKKLIYNSDSGSSASSQSDGKVSSDEKQFMPFKPGNIHPSSMLAGIGLHLNALATTAEDGNKVVKHEPLASERKPISMSRSIPSLNSMSLGQTPLNKSLTPDLLERDLVRFDSEVQATEDASQTSEFGVSEEFNHGSPKRKRRRSEQAAENEACKRCNCKKSKCLKLYCECFAAGLYCVEPCSCQDCFNKPVHEDTVLQTRKQIESRNPLAFAPKVIRSSDYVPEFGDESNKTPASARHKRGCNCKKSSCLKKYCECFQGGVGCSISCRCEGCKNTFGRKDGTEEAELDEEETEETCDKNSLDTSSQYDVVLRGEEEHSDLVPPVTPSSEISRPLVQLPFTFGGGKPPQSSLLSVGSSSQMYTSQKFGPSGFICRLPKFEKHLEMIPEDETPEILQGNCTLAGGVKSTSPNSKRVSPPHHKIGSTRAWRSGRKLILRSIPSFPSLNPCQDSSDHSPGKTQ; translated from the exons ATGGATACACCAGAGAAGTACCAGATCGCAACTCCTATTTCCAAATATGAG GATTCTCCTGTCTTTAATTACATCAACAGTCTCTCACCTATTAAGCCAGTCAAGTCCATACCCACTGATCAGACATTCAGCTCACTTAGTTTTGCATCTCCATCATCTGTGTTTACTTCACCACATATCAATCCCCAGAGAGAATCAAGATTCTTAAGAAG gCAACAATTTACAGACCCATCAAAACCTGAGTTCTCTCGCTGTGATAATGATGAAAATACAAGTGAAGGTGTTTTGGATGCTGTTCATCAATTGGATTATCTTGATCCAGGGAGTTCAGATACGGGGATTACTATAGATCCATCCAACAAAGACCCAAAATCAGATACTGGCTTGCCACAATCCCTGAAATATGATTGCACTAGTCCGGAGGATAACAGAATTCCCCACAATGATATTGAGACAGAAACTGTGCCAGAAGTGGCAGGCAGGCCAGCTTCACGTGTTCATTTTGTTCAAGGTGTCTCAAAAGAGAGACAACAGTCATTTGAAATTGAAACAGAATTACGTGGAATCTGTCAAATTGGGGAAAGTAAGGAAGCAGCAGGATGTGATTGGGGGAAGTTGATTTCTGATGATACTGATCAGTTGATATTTGATTCTTCCATCAGCAAAGAGCATTCTGAGGTACAGGATCACAAAACAGTGGATCCTGGGACATACTCCTTTATTGCAACTGTGCTACAACTCCCTCATGATGAAATTGATGATTTACAGAAATCACTATCTATTGGTTCTGTTGATTCTTATGAACAATGTGAAACTGAAGAAACAGTTACTAAATCAAGAGATGTTGGAGAGATAAAAGAAATAGATCAAACATCAGCAGTACCTTCTAGCACTCTACTGGACGAACTAGTTGTTAGTGATTCAAGGGCTGAAAAAGTGGATGACAAGAAGGGCAAAAAGTGCATGCAGTCCAGCTGCAAG CAGCTTAGTATACGAAGGCGCTGTTTACTTTATGAGATGACAGGAGctcataaaaagaaattgatatacAATTCTGATAGTGGTTCTTCAGCCTCATCACAATCCGATGGTAAAGTTTCCTCTGATGAAAAGCAGTTCATGCCATTTAAGCCTGGAAATATTCATCCATCATCCATGTTAGCTGGAATTGGTTTGCACTTGAATGCTCTTGCAACCACTGCAGAGGATGGTAATAAAGTTGTTAAGCATGAGCCTTTGGCTTCTGAAAGGAAACCAATAAGTATGTCAAGATCCATCCCCTCTTTGAATTCTATGTCATTAGGTCAGACACCTCTAAACAAATCCTTGACTCCAGACCTTTTGGAAAGGGATTTAGTTCGATTTGACAGTGAAGTTCAGGCCACCGAAGATGCTTCTCAGACATCAGAATTTGGAGTTAGCGAAGAGTTTAACCATGGTAGTCCAAAAAGGAAGAG GCGCAGGTCGGAACAAGCTGCGGAAAATGAGGCCTGTAAGCGCTGCAACTGTAAGAAGTCAAAATGCTTGAAGCT TTATTGTGAATGCTTTGCTGCTGGTCTCTACTGTGTTGAGCCTTGCTCATGTCAAGATTGCTTTAACAAGCCTGTTCATGAAGACACTGTCCTGCAAACTCGTAAACAGATTGAATCTCGCAACCCACTTGCATTTGCTCCTAAAGTGATTAGAAGCTCTGATTATGTTCCAGAATTTGGG GACGAATCTAACAAGACTCCAGCTTCAGCCCGACATAAGAGAGGATGCAACTGTAAAAAATCAAGTTGTTTAAAGAAATACTGTGAATGCTTTCAG GGTGGAGTAGGATGCTCTATCAGCTGCAGGTGTGAAGGATGTAAAAATACTTTTGGGCGAAAGGATG GAACAGAAGAAGCTGAACTAGATGAGGAAGAAACAGAAGAGACCTGTGACAAGAATTCATTGGACACAAGTTCACAGTATGATGTAGTCCTGAGGGGTGAAGAGGAGCATTCAGATCTTGTTCCTCCAGTAACGCCATCTTCTGAGATTAGCAG acCTCTGGTTCAACTGCCATTTACATTTGGTGGTGGGAAGCCCCCACAATCATCTCTACTATCGGTTGGATCATCTTCTCAAATGTATACCAGTCAAAAATTTGGACCATCAGGTTTCATCTGCCGCCTGCCAAAGTTTGAGAAGCATCTTGAGATGATTCCAGAAGATGAGACTCCAGAGATCCTGCAAGGCAATTGCACTCTTGCTGGTGGTGTGAAGTCTACCTCTCCAAACAGCAAGAGGGTTTCACCTCCTCATCACAAGATTGGGTCAACTCGTGCTTGGAGGAGTGGAAGGAAGTTGATTCTAAGATCTATTCCATCATTCCCATCTCTCAATCCTTGCCAGGACAGTAGTGACCATTCCCCAGGAAAGACCCAGTGA
- the LOC117931090 gene encoding CRC domain-containing protein TSO1 isoform X2 — MDTPEKYQIATPISKYEDSPVFNYINSLSPIKPVKSIPTDQTFSSLSFASPSSVFTSPHINPQRESRFLRRQQFTDPSKPEFSRCDNDENTSEGVLDAVHQLDYLDPGSSDTGITIDPSNKDPKSDTGLPQSLKYDCTSPEDNRIPHNDIETETVPEVAGRPASRVHFVQGVSKERQQSFEIETELRGICQIGESKEAAGCDWGKLISDDTDQLIFDSSISKEHSEVQDHKTVDPGTYSFIATVLQLPHDEIDDLQKSLSIGSVDSYEQCETEETVTKSRDVGEIKEIDQTSAVPSSTLLDELVVSDSRAEKVDDKKGKKCMQSSCKQQLSIRRRCLLYEMTGAHKKKLIYNSDSGSSASSQSDGKVSSDEKQFMPFKPGNIHPSSMLAGIGLHLNALATTAEDGNKVVKHEPLASERKPISMSRSIPSLNSMSLGQTPLNKSLTPDLLERDLVRFDSEVQATEDASQTSEFGVSEEFNHGSPKRKRRRSEQAAENEACKRCNCKKSKCLKLYCECFAAGLYCVEPCSCQDCFNKPVHEDTVLQTRKQIESRNPLAFAPKVIRSSDYVPEFGDESNKTPASARHKRGCNCKKSSCLKKYCECFQGGVGCSISCRCEGCKNTFGRKDGTEEAELDEEETEETCDKNSLDTSSQYDVVLRGEEEHSDLVPPVTPSSEISRPLVQLPFTFGGGKPPQSSLLSVGSSSQMYTSQKFGPSGFICRLPKFEKHLEMIPEDETPEILQGNCTLAGGVKSTSPNSKRVSPPHHKIGSTRAWRSGRKLILRSIPSFPSLNPCQDSSDHSPGKTQ; from the exons ATGGATACACCAGAGAAGTACCAGATCGCAACTCCTATTTCCAAATATGAG GATTCTCCTGTCTTTAATTACATCAACAGTCTCTCACCTATTAAGCCAGTCAAGTCCATACCCACTGATCAGACATTCAGCTCACTTAGTTTTGCATCTCCATCATCTGTGTTTACTTCACCACATATCAATCCCCAGAGAGAATCAAGATTCTTAAGAAG gCAACAATTTACAGACCCATCAAAACCTGAGTTCTCTCGCTGTGATAATGATGAAAATACAAGTGAAGGTGTTTTGGATGCTGTTCATCAATTGGATTATCTTGATCCAGGGAGTTCAGATACGGGGATTACTATAGATCCATCCAACAAAGACCCAAAATCAGATACTGGCTTGCCACAATCCCTGAAATATGATTGCACTAGTCCGGAGGATAACAGAATTCCCCACAATGATATTGAGACAGAAACTGTGCCAGAAGTGGCAGGCAGGCCAGCTTCACGTGTTCATTTTGTTCAAGGTGTCTCAAAAGAGAGACAACAGTCATTTGAAATTGAAACAGAATTACGTGGAATCTGTCAAATTGGGGAAAGTAAGGAAGCAGCAGGATGTGATTGGGGGAAGTTGATTTCTGATGATACTGATCAGTTGATATTTGATTCTTCCATCAGCAAAGAGCATTCTGAGGTACAGGATCACAAAACAGTGGATCCTGGGACATACTCCTTTATTGCAACTGTGCTACAACTCCCTCATGATGAAATTGATGATTTACAGAAATCACTATCTATTGGTTCTGTTGATTCTTATGAACAATGTGAAACTGAAGAAACAGTTACTAAATCAAGAGATGTTGGAGAGATAAAAGAAATAGATCAAACATCAGCAGTACCTTCTAGCACTCTACTGGACGAACTAGTTGTTAGTGATTCAAGGGCTGAAAAAGTGGATGACAAGAAGGGCAAAAAGTGCATGCAGTCCAGCTGCAAG CAGCAGCTTAGTATACGAAGGCGCTGTTTACTTTATGAGATGACAGGAGctcataaaaagaaattgatatacAATTCTGATAGTGGTTCTTCAGCCTCATCACAATCCGATGGTAAAGTTTCCTCTGATGAAAAGCAGTTCATGCCATTTAAGCCTGGAAATATTCATCCATCATCCATGTTAGCTGGAATTGGTTTGCACTTGAATGCTCTTGCAACCACTGCAGAGGATGGTAATAAAGTTGTTAAGCATGAGCCTTTGGCTTCTGAAAGGAAACCAATAAGTATGTCAAGATCCATCCCCTCTTTGAATTCTATGTCATTAGGTCAGACACCTCTAAACAAATCCTTGACTCCAGACCTTTTGGAAAGGGATTTAGTTCGATTTGACAGTGAAGTTCAGGCCACCGAAGATGCTTCTCAGACATCAGAATTTGGAGTTAGCGAAGAGTTTAACCATGGTAGTCCAAAAAGGAAGAG GCGCAGGTCGGAACAAGCTGCGGAAAATGAGGCCTGTAAGCGCTGCAACTGTAAGAAGTCAAAATGCTTGAAGCT TTATTGTGAATGCTTTGCTGCTGGTCTCTACTGTGTTGAGCCTTGCTCATGTCAAGATTGCTTTAACAAGCCTGTTCATGAAGACACTGTCCTGCAAACTCGTAAACAGATTGAATCTCGCAACCCACTTGCATTTGCTCCTAAAGTGATTAGAAGCTCTGATTATGTTCCAGAATTTGGG GACGAATCTAACAAGACTCCAGCTTCAGCCCGACATAAGAGAGGATGCAACTGTAAAAAATCAAGTTGTTTAAAGAAATACTGTGAATGCTTTCAG GGTGGAGTAGGATGCTCTATCAGCTGCAGGTGTGAAGGATGTAAAAATACTTTTGGGCGAAAGGATG GAACAGAAGAAGCTGAACTAGATGAGGAAGAAACAGAAGAGACCTGTGACAAGAATTCATTGGACACAAGTTCACAGTATGATGTAGTCCTGAGGGGTGAAGAGGAGCATTCAGATCTTGTTCCTCCAGTAACGCCATCTTCTGAGATTAGCAG acCTCTGGTTCAACTGCCATTTACATTTGGTGGTGGGAAGCCCCCACAATCATCTCTACTATCGGTTGGATCATCTTCTCAAATGTATACCAGTCAAAAATTTGGACCATCAGGTTTCATCTGCCGCCTGCCAAAGTTTGAGAAGCATCTTGAGATGATTCCAGAAGATGAGACTCCAGAGATCCTGCAAGGCAATTGCACTCTTGCTGGTGGTGTGAAGTCTACCTCTCCAAACAGCAAGAGGGTTTCACCTCCTCATCACAAGATTGGGTCAACTCGTGCTTGGAGGAGTGGAAGGAAGTTGATTCTAAGATCTATTCCATCATTCCCATCTCTCAATCCTTGCCAGGACAGTAGTGACCATTCCCCAGGAAAGACCCAGTGA
- the LOC117931090 gene encoding CRC domain-containing protein TSO1 isoform X1 produces MDTPEKYQIATPISKYEDSPVFNYINSLSPIKPVKSIPTDQTFSSLSFASPSSVFTSPHINPQRESRFLRRQQFTDPSKPEFSRCDNDENTSEGVLDAVHQLDYLDPGSSDTGITIDPSNKDPKSDTGLPQSLKYDCTSPEDNRIPHNDIETETVPEVAGRPASRVHFVQGVSKERQQSFEIETELRGICQIGESKEAAGCDWGKLISDDTDQLIFDSSISKEHSEVQDHKTVDPGTYSFIATVLQLPHDEIDDLQKSLSIGSVDSYEQCETEETVTKSRDVGEIKEIDQTSAVPSSTLLDELVVSDSRAEKVDDKKGKKCMQSSCKLGSQQQLSIRRRCLLYEMTGAHKKKLIYNSDSGSSASSQSDGKVSSDEKQFMPFKPGNIHPSSMLAGIGLHLNALATTAEDGNKVVKHEPLASERKPISMSRSIPSLNSMSLGQTPLNKSLTPDLLERDLVRFDSEVQATEDASQTSEFGVSEEFNHGSPKRKRRRSEQAAENEACKRCNCKKSKCLKLYCECFAAGLYCVEPCSCQDCFNKPVHEDTVLQTRKQIESRNPLAFAPKVIRSSDYVPEFGDESNKTPASARHKRGCNCKKSSCLKKYCECFQGGVGCSISCRCEGCKNTFGRKDGTEEAELDEEETEETCDKNSLDTSSQYDVVLRGEEEHSDLVPPVTPSSEISRPLVQLPFTFGGGKPPQSSLLSVGSSSQMYTSQKFGPSGFICRLPKFEKHLEMIPEDETPEILQGNCTLAGGVKSTSPNSKRVSPPHHKIGSTRAWRSGRKLILRSIPSFPSLNPCQDSSDHSPGKTQ; encoded by the exons ATGGATACACCAGAGAAGTACCAGATCGCAACTCCTATTTCCAAATATGAG GATTCTCCTGTCTTTAATTACATCAACAGTCTCTCACCTATTAAGCCAGTCAAGTCCATACCCACTGATCAGACATTCAGCTCACTTAGTTTTGCATCTCCATCATCTGTGTTTACTTCACCACATATCAATCCCCAGAGAGAATCAAGATTCTTAAGAAG gCAACAATTTACAGACCCATCAAAACCTGAGTTCTCTCGCTGTGATAATGATGAAAATACAAGTGAAGGTGTTTTGGATGCTGTTCATCAATTGGATTATCTTGATCCAGGGAGTTCAGATACGGGGATTACTATAGATCCATCCAACAAAGACCCAAAATCAGATACTGGCTTGCCACAATCCCTGAAATATGATTGCACTAGTCCGGAGGATAACAGAATTCCCCACAATGATATTGAGACAGAAACTGTGCCAGAAGTGGCAGGCAGGCCAGCTTCACGTGTTCATTTTGTTCAAGGTGTCTCAAAAGAGAGACAACAGTCATTTGAAATTGAAACAGAATTACGTGGAATCTGTCAAATTGGGGAAAGTAAGGAAGCAGCAGGATGTGATTGGGGGAAGTTGATTTCTGATGATACTGATCAGTTGATATTTGATTCTTCCATCAGCAAAGAGCATTCTGAGGTACAGGATCACAAAACAGTGGATCCTGGGACATACTCCTTTATTGCAACTGTGCTACAACTCCCTCATGATGAAATTGATGATTTACAGAAATCACTATCTATTGGTTCTGTTGATTCTTATGAACAATGTGAAACTGAAGAAACAGTTACTAAATCAAGAGATGTTGGAGAGATAAAAGAAATAGATCAAACATCAGCAGTACCTTCTAGCACTCTACTGGACGAACTAGTTGTTAGTGATTCAAGGGCTGAAAAAGTGGATGACAAGAAGGGCAAAAAGTGCATGCAGTCCAGCTGCAAG cttGGTTCTCAGCAGCAGCTTAGTATACGAAGGCGCTGTTTACTTTATGAGATGACAGGAGctcataaaaagaaattgatatacAATTCTGATAGTGGTTCTTCAGCCTCATCACAATCCGATGGTAAAGTTTCCTCTGATGAAAAGCAGTTCATGCCATTTAAGCCTGGAAATATTCATCCATCATCCATGTTAGCTGGAATTGGTTTGCACTTGAATGCTCTTGCAACCACTGCAGAGGATGGTAATAAAGTTGTTAAGCATGAGCCTTTGGCTTCTGAAAGGAAACCAATAAGTATGTCAAGATCCATCCCCTCTTTGAATTCTATGTCATTAGGTCAGACACCTCTAAACAAATCCTTGACTCCAGACCTTTTGGAAAGGGATTTAGTTCGATTTGACAGTGAAGTTCAGGCCACCGAAGATGCTTCTCAGACATCAGAATTTGGAGTTAGCGAAGAGTTTAACCATGGTAGTCCAAAAAGGAAGAG GCGCAGGTCGGAACAAGCTGCGGAAAATGAGGCCTGTAAGCGCTGCAACTGTAAGAAGTCAAAATGCTTGAAGCT TTATTGTGAATGCTTTGCTGCTGGTCTCTACTGTGTTGAGCCTTGCTCATGTCAAGATTGCTTTAACAAGCCTGTTCATGAAGACACTGTCCTGCAAACTCGTAAACAGATTGAATCTCGCAACCCACTTGCATTTGCTCCTAAAGTGATTAGAAGCTCTGATTATGTTCCAGAATTTGGG GACGAATCTAACAAGACTCCAGCTTCAGCCCGACATAAGAGAGGATGCAACTGTAAAAAATCAAGTTGTTTAAAGAAATACTGTGAATGCTTTCAG GGTGGAGTAGGATGCTCTATCAGCTGCAGGTGTGAAGGATGTAAAAATACTTTTGGGCGAAAGGATG GAACAGAAGAAGCTGAACTAGATGAGGAAGAAACAGAAGAGACCTGTGACAAGAATTCATTGGACACAAGTTCACAGTATGATGTAGTCCTGAGGGGTGAAGAGGAGCATTCAGATCTTGTTCCTCCAGTAACGCCATCTTCTGAGATTAGCAG acCTCTGGTTCAACTGCCATTTACATTTGGTGGTGGGAAGCCCCCACAATCATCTCTACTATCGGTTGGATCATCTTCTCAAATGTATACCAGTCAAAAATTTGGACCATCAGGTTTCATCTGCCGCCTGCCAAAGTTTGAGAAGCATCTTGAGATGATTCCAGAAGATGAGACTCCAGAGATCCTGCAAGGCAATTGCACTCTTGCTGGTGGTGTGAAGTCTACCTCTCCAAACAGCAAGAGGGTTTCACCTCCTCATCACAAGATTGGGTCAACTCGTGCTTGGAGGAGTGGAAGGAAGTTGATTCTAAGATCTATTCCATCATTCCCATCTCTCAATCCTTGCCAGGACAGTAGTGACCATTCCCCAGGAAAGACCCAGTGA